AACCAGAGACAGCAACGGATTCCTGAAAGATCTCATTCCGGGCAGGCACCGTAAACTTACTGCCCCAACTGCCATCGGCTTTTTGTTCAATTCCCTCAGCAAACACTTGTTGCTGCAAAGGACTCCAGCCTTGAAACTGGTTGAGGGTTTGCGCTTTTGCTTCCGCCACTGCGTAGCTCGGGAACGGCCCCATGCCTTGTAAAAAGGGCAACACCTTATAGAGCAACGGAAATGTAAAATTCACGAATCCCGGCATTTTGTTGATGTAAAACGGATCCACCAACACCATGCTGGCTAACCGTTGCGGTGCAGCAGTGGCCCAAATCGGTAGGAGTTTAGCGGTCCAGGAATGAGCAATTCCGTGAACCTGAGACCAGCCCAAGTGATCTAACAGCGCTTCCAGGTCACCGATTAAGTCGGTAAACGTATATCCTTGCGTCGGTTTGTCACTCTCTCCATGGCCCCGCATATCTAAGGCCACCAGATGATAGCGATGGCCTAATGCGATCGCAAGATCAGACCACACCCGGGCATGATCTCCCAAACCATGGAGCAGCAGCACAGGCTCAGGGCCTGTAAACCATTCCAAGTAGGAGAGTTGAATATGGGGGAGGGTTAAAGTCTTCCGAATGGGTTCCATAGCCTCAATCATCCCTAAGAATGGGGGGCTTTGTCTATCGGTCAAAGAGGACGAACCTCCTACGCTACACTAAAAAGCGTAAGCGGAATATTGAGGAGCCAATGGCTGACGCTGCCAAGATTATGCGCCATAGCCAATTGTTAAATCGATTGGTGATTGACCGCGACACGACGGAAGAATTGGGCCGGATCGATGTGGTCTGGATGCATCCCCCAGCCCATCGGGTCATGGGGTTTATCTGCAAACCTGGTTTTATGACCAAGCAGCGCTATGCCTTTAACCTCAAGCAGCTCTATCGGATTGGCCCGGAAAGTATTTTGGTCTCTTCTGGTGCTGCCGAAACCAATGTCAAAGAAGTGGCCTTGCTAGAAACCCTGATTGGCCTGGAGCTATGGACCGATGCCGGGGAACGGTTAGGCCGGATTATTGATTGTCTTTTTGATCGGCAAACGGGCAATATCACCCACTATTTATTTAAATCTGGGGGTTGGCGAGGCTTCACCAGCGGGGTGTATCAACTCCCCCCTCGGGCGGTGATGAGCTTTGGCCGCAAAAAAGTTCTGGTTACGGCTAAGGTCAGTGCAAACTTGAAGGTATTCCAAGAAGGATTAGAAGATCGACTGGTACAGGTCAGCGATCTCATTAAGTCGGGCTACACCCAAGAACTTGATTCCCTCACCTCCCGCGCCCAAAAGCTGACCCAACAGGCAGAAGAACGACTCCAGAAACTAGCTGAACAAGCCAATGAACAGGTGGAAGCCTTTGGCCAAGCCGAGGAGGAAGAAGACTTCGGCCAACAGCTCCAGGAAAAATCCCAGAAGCTGATGCAGCAGGCTAAACAAAAAGGTCGAGCCCTATGGGAGCGAGTTGAAGATGGTGCTTTTAACCTGACGGAAGAGCTGGCTAACCCGGAAGAATCCCGTCCTGCATCCCGTCCAAATGTGGAAGCGATTACCCAGGAAGATGTCATTAAAAATATTCCCATCGAGGACTTAGAAGATGACGAACCCTGGATCTGAGGCCAGTGCCCTGCTCACCCGGATACCCGAACCGGAGTTAATGGATGATGATGACCAGGCTCGGGCCTATGCAGAAGCAGACTTCGCAGAGCCGCACAATCATTTTGTTCAGCTCCTGCAAGAGACCTTGCCTGAATTACCAGAGACGGGCACGGCTCTAGACTTAGGCTGCGGTCCTGGGGATATTACCCTACGCTTTGCCCGCGCTTTTCCAGCCTGGTTGGTGGAGGGATGGGATGCGTCAGAGGCGATGCTGAACTATGGTTATCAGGCCATAGCCGCCGCCAAACTCCAAGACCGCATCACCCTGAAAAAAGTATACGTACCTCAAAGCGATACGGCTAGCGATACCAAAAGTGATACGGTATCGTTCCCCCTGATTTTTTCCAATAGTTTGCTCCACCATTTAGCTGATCCAATGGCCCTTTGGACGGAGGTCAAACAGCAATCTGGGCCGGGAACTGCGGTCTTTATTATGGATTTAATGCGCCCCGTAAAGCGAGAAACCGCAAGGGATTTCGTCGATCTCTATGCCCAGGGCGAACCCGAGGTGCTACGACGAGATTTCTTTAATTCACTGTTAGCAGCCTATCGGGTGGATGAGGTACAAGATCAGCTGGCTCAAGCCGGGTTAGAACAATTACAGGTGCGTTCGGTTAGCGATCGCCATCTTATTATTTGGGGACACATTGCCGAGTAAACGTGAGATGCTTGGCATTGATTACCTCCCAGCCCCCTCAACTCAAACCTCGATGTGACCTACATTCTGCATCTTGAGAGGAACACTAGGCCCAGCATAATCAAGACTTATTTCAAAGCGTAAATACAGTGAATATTGGTACCGATTAACTCCACCTCTTGCTCCACATGGACTTGCTTAAAGCCATGGCTGTAGAGAATTTGAGTCAATACAGAGATGCGATCGCTAATATCGTGCACCTCAATAATGATCTGCTTAATTTTTTCCCAATCCCTATCTTCAATGCCATGAATAACATCAAGCTCCGATTTCTCTACATCAATTTTCAATAAATCAATGGCAGATATATTTAACTCAGCCATGAGTTCAGAGACCGTCTTCAACTGACAAGTCACCTGCTTAAAATCGAATGCTTTTTTAGCCATGTGAGACAAGACAAAATTCAAGACTTGGCCTGGCATTTTGTTCAGAAGTTTCAAGAACAATGGAGCATTCTTAGGTAAATAATTGAGGGTACGGATAAAAGCACGCTTAATCATCCTCTGTTCTGCACCATCATAAGGATAGATAGAAGAGAGAGCAGAGCCACCAGAAGAGTAAGAAAATTCCGCTACTTTATTGGCATCCGATAAGCCGAATGGCAGAGTATAGATCTTCTGAGTACTCAAACTTTGAACATTGAGGTCTAAAATTTCATAGGTCTCTGGAATAGGTTCAAAAGCATAAACACTAATATCTTCCCCCAATAAATCATGAAGCATGATCGTAAGGGATCTACAAATAAATAAGGTACCCATCAATTGGGCACAATCTTGATATCCCATTTGGGTAACGCTTCAGAACATAGCCATTGTTGTTTGTAGGCTTCTAGCTCATCTGAGGGCACAGTAATGTTCTTTTCATAGGTGCCCTCAATCAAATGAACCAAAGGCTTCAATCCATTCCAGGTCATATTCGATGCCCACTGGACAGCCGTATCAATGGAGTTGAGGATAGTGCCATTCCAATATTGTTCCAAGGCTGCCCAACATCGCTCAATCGGATTGTATTTGCTGTGATAGGGCGGATAGTAAATCAGATGAACCGATAATCGTGTCATTTGGACAAACTCAACCATACGCTTGATAAATTGTGTGCGGTTACTGCGCACTGCAGAGCCGCCATCAAGGTTAATTTCTAATCCCTCTATCTGAGGATAGTTATCGTGATGTTCGCGCCACCAAGCCTCTAAACAATCAACAATAAAATCAGTAGTTTCAGCAGACTGACCAAAGTAAATTGACAGTTGCCCTGCGAGCACATCGAGAATCCCGAAGGGTACCAAAATAGCGTCCCAATGGTCATCATGGTCATTGGCTTTTGTCGCGTCTAGGGTACGAGCTTTGCCGCCACGAGAGAGGTTGCCAATTTTAACTTTGGCTTTGCTATCAATCGAGATGCGCAATAGGTTGGGGGCCGCATCGGCAGCATAATTGGCTTGAGCGATATTTGCGAAAATCGCATCGGTTTGCGGCAGTTTTTCAGGGGTTTAACTTTTTGGGTTTTTAAGCGATAACCCATTCGATTCAATAGATTGCCGATGGTTTGACGGGTTGGTAATGCCTCATCGCTGTAGCCTTTCTCCTCAATCAATGCCTCACGCACGGCCCTGGCACTGATACGGGTGTAGTACAACGTTGATTTGAACTTCGGATCAGCTTGGGCTTCACCATCAACTAAATCCCGAATGTCAGTTGCTAAATGGGGTAGTTTCGTTTCGCTAAGCTGACGACCTCGGGCTTGATAGTTGTCAACGCATCTAATGCCAGTCCGTCGTTCATCAAGGCCCAGTTGAACACTGGTACGTCTCCAACCTAAATGACGCTCAGCTTTGCGGGCAGAGCCGTCCAGGTAGTCTTCAGCCACTTTTGCCATGAATGCTCGCTTGTGTGGGCCTGTCAGTTTCTTGGCGGCATCTCGAAACGTCTCTTTTATAGGGGCATCTAGCATCAGATATCCTCAAAACAATCGGTCAATCATGTATTGACTTGTTTCTTAGATTCGCAGGTACTTTATTTCTTGGCAAGTCCCTAAATAGGCCAATATTTGCACCCACATCAAATATCAGATCACCTTCCTTCACGGTAATACCATGCTTTAAATACTCAGAAACATGAAGGTATAGGATATAGGCTTCATTTTTATCAAAACAATAGACCTGGCGATTGTTGGGAAGTGTTGTAGATTTCATTTTGCTGAATCTTTGAGTCAGGGCACAAATATGCGGGTGCCCCCTTCGCACTTTATTAGTTTACGAAGACAAGGGCATATAGCGAGAAGATAGCTGAACCACCATAAAATGCCATAGCAATCCAGTAACAGGTTGGCTCTTGATGACGGTGTTTTTTATGAGCCCACTTACCAAACTCGAACGTCCGCCGTCCACCGCGCACCCAAACAGAACCCGAAGTAAATCCATCCCACAGTAAATAGCTTGTCGAAAGCAGCAACACGGCAAATAGAATTTTCTCCACTATGACTTCTTGCTCCTCAACAACCAAGAATGCCGTTGCATAGTGCAACGGCATTCCTATATTGCCCAATCAACCTGGGCACTGATTTAGTTTTCAGGCATCAAACATCTGCTGTTAAGCAACACACAGATAAACACCCAAGCTGGTAACAAATCCGCCCATAAACAATTGCGCAAGACGAGCATGGCGCTGAAACATTTGCTGGCAAAACAGACCTAGCCCAATACCGCTCAAATGGAGCAGGGCAGTAGCCACCACAAACCCCAACCCATAGGACAGACCTGACGCCGAGGCTGGCATCTCTGCACCGTGAGCATAACCATGGAGCAGTGCAAATAACGCCACAATGGCAGCACTCTGGCCTATGGGTAGACGAATGGCAGCTGTAATCAATACCCCTAGCATCAGCACAGAAGAAGCAATGCCTTGTTCAGCAAAGGGAATGGCTAATCCGGTGGTGCCAATAAAGCCACCCACAATCATGACCGACACAAACGTTAACGGAACAGCCCATAAAGCTCGGCGCTCCATCTGAGTCGCCCATAGCCCCACGGCGACCATCGCCGCAAAGTGATCTAACCCCCCAATGGGATGGGTAAAACCATGTACAAATCCCGCACCATGACTGCCATCAAAATGGGCTTGGGCGCTGACAGGCACCAGCACAATTGCTAGTAACAGCGCTGGCAGCAGGAGTTGCGATAATCGAATGCTTTTACTCGTCCATCGCAGCGAACGAACCATCTTATTCACAATCTGTACCTCGCAGATATGTTGTAGAAAAGAATGCAATCAAGGGTATTCTGGCTTGTGGTTGAGCAGTATCCTTGGCCAGGGCATTTGGCACTTTTATATGGCTAAACACCTTGCAACAGACCTGCACAAACAACTTACAGTTGCGGGACAGCGTCGGGATTACACCGAACTTTCCCCAGTTGTTTGTCAGCCTGCAATGACAGATTTATGCCAGGCTTGACAACAACCTGATGGGTTGCAAATAGCCCTCCAATTCATTGATTGTGAGGTGAGTATATCACTATTACAAAACCCTGTAGCTAAGGATTCATAAAGAATATGTGCGATAGATTTGGAACGTATTCGAAGCTGTAAAGAAACTGCCATGTTAGAGCATGATGTTGTAATCGTTGGGGGTGGTTTAGCAGGGTGCCGTGCTGCCCTAGAAATTGCTCGAAAAGCCCCCGAACTCAATGTGGCAATGA
The genomic region above belongs to Acaryochloris sp. CCMEE 5410 and contains:
- a CDS encoding HupE/UreJ family protein — translated: MVRSLRWTSKSIRLSQLLLPALLLAIVLVPVSAQAHFDGSHGAGFVHGFTHPIGGLDHFAAMVAVGLWATQMERRALWAVPLTFVSVMIVGGFIGTTGLAIPFAEQGIASSVLMLGVLITAAIRLPIGQSAAIVALFALLHGYAHGAEMPASASGLSYGLGFVVATALLHLSGIGLGLFCQQMFQRHARLAQLFMGGFVTSLGVYLCVA
- a CDS encoding FkbM family methyltransferase, whose amino-acid sequence is MLHDLLGEDISVYAFEPIPETYEILDLNVQSLSTQKIYTLPFGLSDANKVAEFSYSSGGSALSSIYPYDGAEQRMIKRAFIRTLNYLPKNAPLFLKLLNKMPGQVLNFVLSHMAKKAFDFKQVTCQLKTVSELMAELNISAIDLLKIDVEKSELDVIHGIEDRDWEKIKQIIIEVHDISDRISVLTQILYSHGFKQVHVEQEVELIGTNIHCIYALK
- a CDS encoding alpha/beta fold hydrolase, producing MEPIRKTLTLPHIQLSYLEWFTGPEPVLLLHGLGDHARVWSDLAIALGHRYHLVALDMRGHGESDKPTQGYTFTDLIGDLEALLDHLGWSQVHGIAHSWTAKLLPIWATAAPQRLASMVLVDPFYINKMPGFVNFTFPLLYKVLPFLQGMGPFPSYAVAEAKAQTLNQFQGWSPLQQQVFAEGIEQKADGSWGSKFTVPARNEIFQESVAVSGLTAPIDIPTLLVQPEQGINRRASNLKTYQTYLNQLQVERLPGNHWPFLVEAELFNPAVIEFLRLHPLANGREGDG
- a CDS encoding trans-aconitate 2-methyltransferase codes for the protein MTNPGSEASALLTRIPEPELMDDDDQARAYAEADFAEPHNHFVQLLQETLPELPETGTALDLGCGPGDITLRFARAFPAWLVEGWDASEAMLNYGYQAIAAAKLQDRITLKKVYVPQSDTASDTKSDTVSFPLIFSNSLLHHLADPMALWTEVKQQSGPGTAVFIMDLMRPVKRETARDFVDLYAQGEPEVLRRDFFNSLLAAYRVDEVQDQLAQAGLEQLQVRSVSDRHLIIWGHIAE
- a CDS encoding PRC-barrel domain-containing protein translates to MADAAKIMRHSQLLNRLVIDRDTTEELGRIDVVWMHPPAHRVMGFICKPGFMTKQRYAFNLKQLYRIGPESILVSSGAAETNVKEVALLETLIGLELWTDAGERLGRIIDCLFDRQTGNITHYLFKSGGWRGFTSGVYQLPPRAVMSFGRKKVLVTAKVSANLKVFQEGLEDRLVQVSDLIKSGYTQELDSLTSRAQKLTQQAEERLQKLAEQANEQVEAFGQAEEEEDFGQQLQEKSQKLMQQAKQKGRALWERVEDGAFNLTEELANPEESRPASRPNVEAITQEDVIKNIPIEDLEDDEPWI